The DNA sequence TCAGAGGGAAACGCAAGTCCGCTTGCAATCCCAAGATAACAGGGGCTACTTCCATACCGGAAAAAGCCAGTATCTTAGCCACCCACTTTGCCTCTGTCAGTAGCAGCAACAACTTCTCTGAAGAGTTTACAAAGTCAGAGAAGCCACCGCAACGGCCCAAACAGCCCCCAGGCGAACAGCACGCCTATAATCAATGCTTCAGTGTGGAGGAGTTCAGAACTGCCATACACCACAAAAAAGGTACTAGTCCCGGAGAGGACATGGTCAGCTATGAGATGCTAAAAAGGTTGCCTGACAGCGTAGCCAAAGTCGTCGTACAATTGTACAATCTGATATGGGATAGGGGAGAGGTACCTGCAGCATGGAAACATGCGGCAGTCATACCTCTGCTCAAACCAGATAATGGATAATGGCACGCCGCAAGGAAGCATTATCAGTCCCACGCTATTCAATATCATGAATAGGGTCAGACATCGAGAGCTATCCAAGATCCAGGCTCAACTCAGGGAAGCTGTCGATGGGGTGGAACAATGGTGCGACAAATGGGGTTTCACTATCTCACCTGAGAAAACAGTAGGAGTGGTTTTCAAGCGTAAGGGTTGCCGTGTAAGCCACACACCCTGTCTAAAACTCAAGGGCAAAGAGGTCAAATTTGAGAAATCAGCCAAGTTTCTCGGGGTAACCTTCGATCAACATCTCACCTGGGCCAAACATATAGACAATATCACCCAGAGTTGTCAGAAGGACCTCAACGCCATGAGAGCTGTATCCAGCAGCTCATGGGGAGCGAATAGTGAAACACTCTTGACACTCTATAAGTCCCTAATCAGGAGTAAAATAGACTATGGGTGCGAAGCCTACCACAGTGTTTCCCAATCGGCCCTGAGCCGgcttgaaaacattcaataccAAGCTCTTAAACTGGTCACAGGCGCGGCGACCTGTACCTCCCACCAAGCCCTATTAGTGGAAACTGGGGAGCTACCACTCCATCTCAGGCGAGAGAAACTGACATTGAACTATTGGAGTCGCTGCTCTAATCCACTCGTCACTAGGTTGTGGGAGGAGAAACTCTACTCTGGTAGAACCAAAGCGTGGCTTAAAAAGAGACCCAACACAACGCCAGGTGGGCTCAGGGTCATCCCGCTAAGGCGAGAGCATGGATGCGACCAGGTAGAACCTCCAACCCAACCAATGACAGTGCAATGTCCCCCATGGAGACTCCGGTCCCCAAATGTCGACACCACTCTCACAAATGAACCGCCTAAAAGTGAGAATCCAATGCTACTACGTGTCAGAGCGCTCAGTAGGATTCACACGGTTTACGAGGACTCGGCGCACATATATACTGACGGATCAAAAGATCCCGTGAGAAACAGAACCGCCTACGGTATCCTCATCCACACAGCCACCTCCAACCACACAATCTCGGCACGCCTGCCGGACGGTCAATCGGTCTACACTGCAGAGCTGGAAGCCATACACCACGCACTTAAGTACTGTCGCAACCTACATGAGAAAAGAGTGGTTATCCTCTCAGACTCACTCAGTGCAATACAGTCACTGGCAACCAAGCACTCCAGTAGTAGACCCGACACCATCCATGAGATCCTGGCTCTCATTCAGAAACTAAGACAGGAAAATGAGAAGGAGGTCACGCTGTGCTGGATACCATCTCACGTTGGTATACCCGGCAATGAGAGAGCAGACAAACTAGCCAGACAGGCGCTAGAATTGAATGTGTCACTGGAACATCCCTATTCAAAAAGCGAAATCCGAAGTATGATCCAGAATTCAATCACTAGCAAGTGGCAGAGGCTATGGGACACCTCAGACAAAGGCAGATGGTTACATCAACTCCGCCCCAGTGTGAAAGGGAAGCTACCAGGCCCCTGACAAAACAGGCGAGTGGATATTATGATCACACGCCTGAGGCTAGGTACCACCAAAACCTCATATAAAGACTGTCCAACATGCCACACCAAGGCCACCGTCTCTCATATTATGCTGGACTGCCAACGATTTGACACAATCAGGCAGACACTTAAAGAAGAAACCAAGCTAGATACATTGACAGCAAAGCAGTTGCTGGCTCACACGGAGCACCATTCAATGTATAAGCCACTAGCAAACTTTCTTCTGGACAGTGAACTATGTCAGTATATATAGAGAAATTATATCAATCAGCCAGTCCTCCGGTTTGTTACATACACAGGGATATTATTGCACCCAAGCTCCCATCCCCAAGGTCTCAACCCAACCGCACCATGGTCTGGAATCTCCCCACCCATAGTCTGGGACCATTGCACGTGTGCAACACAACCGTCGGCAATTAACAACCACATGAGTT is a window from the Haliotis asinina isolate JCU_RB_2024 chromosome 9, JCU_Hal_asi_v2, whole genome shotgun sequence genome containing:
- the LOC137297174 gene encoding uncharacterized protein, translated to MNRVRHRELSKIQAQLREAVDGVEQWCDKWGFTISPEKTVGVVFKRKGCRVSHTPCLKLKGKEVKFEKSAKFLGVTFDQHLTWAKHIDNITQSCQKDLNAMRAVSSSSWGANSETLLTLYKSLIRSKIDYGCEAYHSVSQSALSRLENIQYQALKLVTGAATCTSHQALLVETGELPLHLRREKLTLNYWSRCSNPLVTRLWEEKLYSGRTKAWLKKRPNTTPGGLRVIPLRREHGCDQVEPPTQPMTVQCPPWRLRSPNVDTTLTNEPPKSENPMLLRVRALSRIHTVYEDSAHIYTDGSKDPVRNRTAYGILIHTATSNHTISARLPDGQSVYTAELEAIHHALKYCRNLHEKRVVILSDSLSAIQSLATKHSSSRPDTIHEILALIQKLRQENEKEVTLCWIPSHVGIPGNERADKLARQALELNVSLEHPYSKSEIRSMIQNSITSKWQRLWDTSDKGRWLHQLRPSVKGKLPGP